A stretch of DNA from Planctomycetota bacterium:
CCGCCCGCGCCCGCGCGTTGGCCTCCCCGAGCCGCCTCCAACGCTCCGCCCACGAAAGATCCATCGCTTCGATCCTACACCCCCCGCCCGGCCGATGCAATCGCGCCGCCCGTACCCTAACATTTTGCTAACATTTCTCCGAATCCCATGCTATACCTCATCCGGGGAGGAAAACCGCGCCATGGACGCCGACCTGCACGAAAAACTCGCCCGCGTCGTCGCGCGCTTCGAGGCCGGACGCGTCGACCCCCTGGAGCTGCGCTGGGGCCGCCGCGACCTGCGCGTGCGCGCCGTCCACGCCCGCTGGATCGACCGCGCCGTCCGGCCGCCCCGCCTCTTCTTCTCCGTCACCGTCGAAACCGGAGAAACCCTCGTCCTCTCCCACCCCGCCGGCGAACCCGTCTGGTACGTGGAACGCGTCCTCGCCTGAACCCGCCATGCGCCCGCTCTTCATCCACGTGGACCTCGACGCCTTCTTCGCCTCCGTCGAACAGCTCCTCAATCCGCGCCTCCGCGGCCGCCCCGTGGCCGTCGGAAGCGGCGTGGTCGCCTCCGCCTCCTACGAGGCCCGCGCCCGCGGCGTCCGCAACGGCATGCCCCTCGCCCGCGCCCGCCGCCTCTGTCCCGCGCTCGCCGTCCTCCCCGGCCGCCACGACGTCTACCGCTGCTTCGCCGACGCCCTCTGGACCCTCCTGCGCCGCCGGGCCCCCGCCGTCGAAACCCACCTCGACGAAGCCTTCGCCGACTTCAGCGGCACCGAGGCGGCCTTCCCCGATCCCGCCGCCCTCGCGCGCAACCTCAAGGAGGCCGCCTTCCGCGAAACGGGCCTGCGGGTCACCGTGGGCGCGGCCCGCACGAGGCTCCTGGCCAAGCTCGCCGCCGCCTCCGTCAAGCCCGACGGCCTGCGCGTCCTGGCCCCGGACGAGGAGGACGCGTTCCTGGCGCCCCTGCCCGTCGAGGAGCTCCCCGGCGTGGGACCCCGCACGGCGGCGCTCTTCCGCGACCTCAACCTGCGCACGGTGGCGGACCTGCGCGGCCTTCCCCGCGAAACCCTGATCCGCCTCCTGGGCCGGCCCGGCGGCGCCCTCTACGACCGCGCCCGCGGCCGGGACACCCGCCCCCTGCGCGCCGACGAAATCCCCCGCTCCGTCTCGCGCGAAACGAGCCTGGACGCCCCCACCGCCGACCCGCGGATCCTGGAGCCTCTGCTGTCCTACCTCCTCGACCGCGCCCTCGGCGCGATCCGCCGCGCCGACCTGCGCGCCCGCACCCTCACGGTCCGCCTGGGCTACGCCGACGGCCCCGAGGAGGAAATCT
This window harbors:
- a CDS encoding DNA polymerase IV, coding for MRPLFIHVDLDAFFASVEQLLNPRLRGRPVAVGSGVVASASYEARARGVRNGMPLARARRLCPALAVLPGRHDVYRCFADALWTLLRRRAPAVETHLDEAFADFSGTEAAFPDPAALARNLKEAAFRETGLRVTVGAARTRLLAKLAAASVKPDGLRVLAPDEEDAFLAPLPVEELPGVGPRTAALFRDLNLRTVADLRGLPRETLIRLLGRPGGALYDRARGRDTRPLRADEIPRSVSRETSLDAPTADPRILEPLLSYLLDRALGAIRRADLRARTLTVRLGYADGPEEEISESAGPTASAAELQPRARALLARLHRRRVALRRLGVALSRLVPDAGQLELFGDPRRRALEAAVDAVRRRYGHGAIVAGRAIALLGRLPHDAAGYVLRTPSLTQ